In the Nitrospira sp. SG-bin1 genome, CGAGGAGCGGACCTTTGGGGTAAAATCGCCTCCCCTCCATCACAACCCCGATTCCATCCAGCGACAGAAGATCGAGCCGACGCCCCTGCTCCGGATCCAGCTTCCGAGCCAACCACACGAAACTCCGGTCCTGTCGAAGTTTTCGTTCCAACTCCTCGGTTCTCACATGCAGAATCTGTGATAACTGCCGGGCGGTCTTGAGTGGGCTCTCCAATGTCGTCGGGACTCCGAATACGGACGGTACCTCCACATTCATGGCGAGAATCTTGCCATGCCGGTCGACGATCGTACCGCGCGCCCCTTCCAGCGATACCGTCTTTTGATGTTGCCGATCCGCCTTGACCGAGAGTTCAGCCGCTTGCCACACTTGTAAGGTGGCGAGGCGGAATAGCACCACGCCAAAACCGCCGAGCAGCAACAGCAAGAGGACGTACCGACGACCGCGCGAGAGAGAACCGGCCACTAGAACCTCCCGCTGGGAAGATCATTCTTGGCGACTTTCAGTTCAACCAACGCGACATCGGAAGGACGAACGCCACTTGGCTTGGACTGGACCACAATGAGCTGCCCTTGCTGAGGGGGACTCATGCCGAGCTTTTCAGCGGCCAATTTCGCGATCCGGTCGGAGGCACTCAATGCGGAAAATTTGACGCGGAGCTCATCCCGCTGACGTTCCAGCGCCGTCTTGTCACGTTTCAACCGCTCGATGTGATAGCCGATCCGCACCACATCGACGCGTTCCCAAACAAATACAAACACGAGACAGAGTCCTACAAAAACAGCGACGGCCTTCATAAAAACCCCATGCTCGGTTGACGTTCAGCGACTCGTAATTTGGCGCTCCGCGATCGGGGATTCGCTTCGCACTCGGCTTGGGAGGGGAGGATCGGTTTCTTGGTGAGTATCGACAAGGCGGCGGCATGCCCTTGCGAGAGGGAGCGGAACGTATGCTTGACGATACGATCCTCGAGGGAATGAAAGGAGATCGCGCAGATCCTCCCACCTGAGGCCAGCACTTCGGCGGCATCTCGAAGCGACGACTCCAACCAGTCAAGTTCCTGATTCACCGCAATGCGAAGCGCTTGAAACGTCCTCGTGGCACAATGAATCCGTCCGTGGCGATAAGACGCCGGCACGGATCGGGCGATAATCGAAACGAGTGCACCTGTCGTCTGGATGGGACGGCGCTGTCTTTCTTGTACGATTGCTCGAGCAATTCGCCTGGCATATCGTTCTTCTCCATACTGAAAGAATATGTCCGCGAGATCGTGTTCAGGACTGCTGTTCACTAGATCGGCGGCGGTTTGTCCGATGGCTTGATCCATACGCATATCCAGCGGACCTTCTCGTTGAAAGCTGAACCCCCGTGAGGGATCGTCCAGCTGTGGAGATGAAACCCCGAAATCAAAAAGCACACCGTCGACCGTCGAGACACCCGTTTCAGCAAGGTGCGACTTTAGATTTCGGAAATTTGCTTGGCGCAACACTATACGATCTCCGAATCGAATCAATCGCCGCCGACAGAACTCAATGGCTTGAG is a window encoding:
- a CDS encoding 16S rRNA (cytosine(1402)-N(4))-methyltransferase, whose amino-acid sequence is MANENLHIPVLGPEVCSWLISGRSTTILDCTVGYGGHAEMLLTSSPPGTKIVGLDRDSQAIEFCRRRLIRFGDRIVLRQANFRNLKSHLAETGVSTVDGVLFDFGVSSPQLDDPSRGFSFQREGPLDMRMDQAIGQTAADLVNSSPEHDLADIFFQYGEERYARRIARAIVQERQRRPIQTTGALVSIIARSVPASYRHGRIHCATRTFQALRIAVNQELDWLESSLRDAAEVLASGGRICAISFHSLEDRIVKHTFRSLSQGHAAALSILTKKPILPSQAECEANPRSRSAKLRVAERQPSMGFL